The Gemmatimonadota bacterium DH-78 region CCGCCATGCTGGGCGCGCACCCCCGGGTGGACGAGGCACGGGCCTTCGTGGAGCGTCTCGCCGGGCTTCCGACCACGACCGTGCTTCTGCTCGGAGAGAGCGGAACCGGCAAGAATCTGGCGGCCCGCGCCATTCACTTCACCGGCCCGTCCACCCGCGGGCGCTTCGTGGAGGTGAACTGCGCGGCGCTGCCGCCGCACCTGCTGGAGGCCGAACTCTTCGGCTACATGAAGGGAGCCTTCACCGACGCGCGCGAGAACAAGACCGGGCTCGCCGAGCTCGCCGACGGCGGTACCCTCTTCCTCGACGAGATCGGCGAACTCCCCCTCGAGCTTCAGGTCAAGCTGCTCTCCTTTCTGGAGTCCCGGACCTTTCGACGGCTCGGCGGCACCCGCGAGATCGACGTGCAGCTGCGACTGATCGCGGCCACGAATCGGGATCTGGAGCGGGCGGTGGCCGAGGGGCGGTTCCGCGAGGATCTCTACTACCGGATCTCGGTGGCGACGCAGGTGCTTCCCCCGCTCCGCGAGGTGATGAGCGACCTTCCCCTCCTGGCCCACCACCTCGCCACCGATCTGGCGCGCGAGGCGGGCCGCGCTTTCTCGGGCTTCACCCCCGGCGCGCTGGAGCGGCTCGGCGGATGGCACTGGCCCGGCAACGTGCGCGAGCTGCGCAACGTGATCGAGCGCGCCCTGCTCTTCTCCACCGACGGCCGCATCGACGAGTCGTTGATCCCGCCGCTGACCGGCCCGGACGCGAGCCCTCCGGTCGGGTCCGGGGGGTCGCAGCCGAACGGGGGCGGGGCCGACGAGGTACGGCTGCCGCACGGGCTCACCCTCGGCGAGGTGGAACGGAGCTACATCGAGCGCGCGCTCGCCTTCCACGGCGGCCAGATCGCCGCCACCGCCGACAGTCTGGGCATCTCGCGGAAGAACCTCTGGGAGAAGCGGAAGCGCCACGGGCTGCTCGGCTGACACGTTACCGCACGGTAACCCCGCCGCGTTTCCGCTCGGTAACGTCGGGTGACTCGGTAACCGGGACCCGGCGCCCGGTCGAACCCCACAAAGACTGCAACGACAGCAAGTTACGACACGCCGCTCGGAGTGGCACACCGATTGCTTGGAAGAGGGGCACACGCGTTCTTCGCCCCCCCTCCGGTCCATCGAGCATGCCGCGCAACGCCATCGTCGTCTGGGGAGACGCTCACCGCGGGTAGCCCCCCGGTCTCCCGGAAGCCGCCTCCCGCACGGCCTCCCACCACCGTCGAGCCGCCTCGTCGTCCGCCCCCACCCGGGTGAAGAAGGGGCGGTGGCGGTCGAGCCCCTCCCCCTCCCCCGAGACGGCATCGCGGAAGACCGCTCGCTCCATCGCGAGCAGCGCTCCGCCGCGATCGATCTCTCCGTGCGCCGGAAGGTGGATCCGGTCGTCCAGCTCCGCGAGCGCGTCGAGGGCCGCGGCCCACCCGGTCGCGCTGGCCATCCCGTCGATCCAGGGCAGCGCGGTGGACTCGAGCAGGTCCCCCACCGCGGCGATTCCCGCATCGGGGATTCGCACCACCACGTCGCCTCCCGTGTGCGCGGGCCCCAGAGGGTGAAGCTCCACCACCCGGCCGCCGACGTCGATCCGCCGGATTTCGCTCACCCAGGGTTCGGGCTCCACGAACTCGAGGGTGCGCAGCTCCTCGAGGTAGCTCCGCCGCAGCCTCAGGGAGTACTCCAGTCCCTCGCGCAGCTCGCCCTCGACCACCCGCCCGTCGGGAAGCGCACCGGCCTCCAGCCACCGCTCCGCGTCGGCGATCGACCCGGGGAGTCGGCCCATCTCCGCCTCCCGCTGCGCGGCCCCCTCGCTGCGCATGCCGTCGACCGTGGCGGGGTGAGCGAGGAAGCGCGCGTCGGGCCAGGCGTCGCGGTAGGCGACGTTGCCGTAGTGGTGATCGCCGTGCCAGTGCGTGTTGACCACCCACCGCACGGGGAGATCCGTCCACTCGCGAATGCGCTCGACGAGGGCCCGGGCCGCCGTCGGCGACTGCTGCGTGTCGACCACCAGCACCCCGTCGTCGCCGATCACCACGAGCGAGTTGGCGAAGGCCCACGCCTCGGGCCGCGGAAGCACGAGCGCCGCCCATACTCCGTCGTCCAGCGGCTCGAACCGGAAGATGCCCGCGGGGTCGGGCCGAGCGGGATCCGTGGCGACGGCGGCGTCGGGCGCGGCGCACCCGTTCGACGACAGCCCGATCGCCAGGGCGAGCAGTGCACGGCGCGACGGGAGCGAGCGGATCGACATGGTCGAACTCCGGGAGGAAGTCAGAAGGACGAACGCATCAGCGCCGAGCGGTAGCGGCGACTCACGCGGAGTTCCTCGCCTCCCTTCATGAGCGCCACCCAGTCGCCGGAGAACCACGGCTGCACCTCTCTCACCTCGTCGACGTTCACGAGGGTGCTGCGATGGATCCGCACGAAGCGGGCGGGGTCGAGCACGGCCTCGAGGTCGGTGAGGGTGTGGCGGATCCTCGACGTGGCGCCGCCGGCGAGATGCAGCACGAGGTGATTGCCGTCGGCGGTCACGAACCGGAGTTCGGATACCGGCACGAACCGCACCCGGTCTCCCTCGCGCACGGTGAGGCGGGTGTGGGGGGTGCGTCGCGGGGCCGCCGCGCCCGGCTGCTCCGCCCCGGTTCTCCGCCGCCGCACTCGATCGCGCACCCGATCGACCATCTCGCCGAACCGCGCGTCGTCGAAGGGCTTCACCAGGTAGTCGATCGCCTCCACTTCGAAGGCGCGCACCGCGTGGTCGTCGGAGGCGGTGACGAACACCACCTCCGGCGGGGGGTCCGCCGACTCGGCGGCGCCGGCCGCCACCTCGAAGCCGTCGAGCCCCGGCATGCGCACGTCGAGGAGCACCACATCCACCGAGGTGGACCGGAGCGCGGCGATCGCCGACTCGCCGTCGGCGGCTTCCAGCACCAGTTCGAGGTCGTCGAAGGGCTCGAGGGCGGACCGCAGCGCCGCCCGCCCGTGCGGCTCGTCGTCGACCACCGCCACCCGGATCCGCGCACCCCTTTCGCTCATGCTCCCGACTCCCCGCCGATCGGCGTCCAGGGCAGGTCGAGCACCGCACGCCCTCCGCCTCCCTCGGCCGTGGTGAGCTCGAATCGGGCTCGGCCACCGAACTCCTCGCGGAGTCGCTCCGCCGTATTGCGAAGCCCCGTGCCCTCCTCGCGGAGCGGAGAAGGCCCCTCGCCGCCGTCGATCACCTCGATCCGAACGCGGTCCCCCTCGCGCCGCGCCGCGATCCGCACGGCCACTGCGCCGCGGGTGGGGGCCACACCGTGGCGAACGGCGTTCTCCACCAGCGGCTGGAGGATCAGTGGGGGCACCGCGGCACGCCGCACCTCGGGCGAGGCCTCGATGGCGACCGTGAGCCGGTCTTCGAAACGCACCCGCTCGATGGCCAGGTACTCGCCCACGATCTCGAGCTCCCTCCCGAGCGACACCATGCCCGAGCGCCCGTACCGCAGTGTGACGCGGAGCAGTTCGCCCAGCCGGGCCAGCATGTCGGTGGCCCCCTTCGCATCGCCCCGACGCACCAGCCCCGACACCGCGTTGAGGCTGTTGAAGAGAAAGTGGGGGTCGACCTCCATGCGAAGCGCCTGCAGTCGAGCCTCGGCGGCGCGCGCCTCCGAACGGGCCGCGTCGGCCCGCGCGCTCGCCTCGCCCAACCGCGCGGCGGCGAGCCCTCGATCGGCATCCACGGCCCGCGCCACCCCGAGAATCATCCAGTAGACGAGCACCTCGAGCAGCACGTACCCCTCGGCGAGGGGGCGGAACTGCCCCCAGAAGGAGGGATCCGAGAGTTCGCCCGAAGGGGCGAGGACCCACACCGCGAAGCCGGCGGTGACCGCCGCGTGCCCGAGCGCAGCCAGAAGCGAGACCCCGGCGTGCACCGACACCGCGCGGAGCGCGCGCGGGCCCGGCAGCGGCAGGCGGCGCCCGAGCGCCACCACCACCGGGGTCAGCGCCGCCCAGTAGAGCCAGAACGGAAGGTTGACGGCCGCGACGAGCCCGAGCGGGCGCGGGGTACCCCGCACCTGCCAGCCGACCCACTCCTTGGCCGTCTCGACCAGCCCGAGCAGAAGCCAGCAGCCCAGCACGAGCAGGGCGCCGCGACCGAGCGGCGCGCGGGAGGACGGCGGGTGGACGGCGAGGTCGGAGGTCATGGGCCGGGTTCGGGGGTGGCGTCGAACAACAGGTACGCCGGCGTGCCCGTCGCGGCTACAGCGAGCACCGCTCCGCCGGCTTCGCCCCACTCCGACGCCGCGACGCCGCCCGCCCCTCGCCCCATCGACCCGCCGCTCACCCCCCCTCCTCGCCGTCGGCCCCGGGCGCGTCGAACCCACCGGAGCGAGGTCGTAGAAAGGGTGTCGTCGCCGGCGCCGCCCGTGCCGCCGCCCTCGCCCCCACTCCCGGCCGATCCATGACTCGACTTCTCACCGCCGTCTTCGCCGTCGCCTTCGCCGGCACCGCCCCCGGGTGCCTCGGGCCCACGGAACCCTCGCTGCCGGACGCCGACCTTCGGGTGCTCTTCGTGGGCAACTCGCTGACCTACACGAACGACCTGCCCGGACTGGTGGAGACGGTGGCCGCCGCCGCGGGCCACTCGCTCGAGGCGGCCTCCGTCGCCGGGCCGAACATGGGACTCGGCGATCACTGGGTCACGGGGACTCCGGAGACGATCCGGTCCCTCCGCCCCGATGTGGTGGTGCTGCAGCAGGGCCCGTCGACCCTGCTCTCCAGCCGCGC contains the following coding sequences:
- a CDS encoding sigma-54 dependent transcriptional regulator, producing the protein MNPQVYILDDDATFAELLRANLGRAGEFRSRVFTDPREFLEATAETRPDAVLTDLHMPGVSGIEVTRSLRAESLDLPIFVLTSDGELESAIEALKAGASEYITKPVNVSELTTLLRKALADRPLIEEARSARARQKKRYSSTAMLGAHPRVDEARAFVERLAGLPTTTVLLLGESGTGKNLAARAIHFTGPSTRGRFVEVNCAALPPHLLEAELFGYMKGAFTDARENKTGLAELADGGTLFLDEIGELPLELQVKLLSFLESRTFRRLGGTREIDVQLRLIAATNRDLERAVAEGRFREDLYYRISVATQVLPPLREVMSDLPLLAHHLATDLAREAGRAFSGFTPGALERLGGWHWPGNVRELRNVIERALLFSTDGRIDESLIPPLTGPDASPPVGSGGSQPNGGGADEVRLPHGLTLGEVERSYIERALAFHGGQIAATADSLGISRKNLWEKRKRHGLLG
- a CDS encoding MBL fold metallo-hydrolase, giving the protein MSIRSLPSRRALLALAIGLSSNGCAAPDAAVATDPARPDPAGIFRFEPLDDGVWAALVLPRPEAWAFANSLVVIGDDGVLVVDTQQSPTAARALVERIREWTDLPVRWVVNTHWHGDHHYGNVAYRDAWPDARFLAHPATVDGMRSEGAAQREAEMGRLPGSIADAERWLEAGALPDGRVVEGELREGLEYSLRLRRSYLEELRTLEFVEPEPWVSEIRRIDVGGRVVELHPLGPAHTGGDVVVRIPDAGIAAVGDLLESTALPWIDGMASATGWAAALDALAELDDRIHLPAHGEIDRGGALLAMERAVFRDAVSGEGEGLDRHRPFFTRVGADDEAARRWWEAVREAASGRPGGYPR
- a CDS encoding histidine kinase, which codes for MTSDLAVHPPSSRAPLGRGALLVLGCWLLLGLVETAKEWVGWQVRGTPRPLGLVAAVNLPFWLYWAALTPVVVALGRRLPLPGPRALRAVSVHAGVSLLAALGHAAVTAGFAVWVLAPSGELSDPSFWGQFRPLAEGYVLLEVLVYWMILGVARAVDADRGLAAARLGEASARADAARSEARAAEARLQALRMEVDPHFLFNSLNAVSGLVRRGDAKGATDMLARLGELLRVTLRYGRSGMVSLGRELEIVGEYLAIERVRFEDRLTVAIEASPEVRRAAVPPLILQPLVENAVRHGVAPTRGAVAVRIAARREGDRVRIEVIDGGEGPSPLREEGTGLRNTAERLREEFGGRARFELTTAEGGGGRAVLDLPWTPIGGESGA
- a CDS encoding LytTR family DNA-binding domain-containing protein, which encodes MSERGARIRVAVVDDEPHGRAALRSALEPFDDLELVLEAADGESAIAALRSTSVDVVLLDVRMPGLDGFEVAAGAAESADPPPEVVFVTASDDHAVRAFEVEAIDYLVKPFDDARFGEMVDRVRDRVRRRRTGAEQPGAAAPRRTPHTRLTVREGDRVRFVPVSELRFVTADGNHLVLHLAGGATSRIRHTLTDLEAVLDPARFVRIHRSTLVNVDEVREVQPWFSGDWVALMKGGEELRVSRRYRSALMRSSF